In Azospirillum sp. TSA2s, one genomic interval encodes:
- a CDS encoding LysR family transcriptional regulator, producing the protein MDRLQALRLFTRAVELGSFSAVAREARVSQPTVSKVIAALERDIGVRLIERTTTSLSTTNEGRRFYQRCRQLADDYADAVAEVRGQAQQMIGKLTVSGPLGLGEFRLNALVVEFLSRHSGIEVELILNDRMVDLVEEGIDVAVRLGGPLPPDAVAREIAASPRILVASPGYLAGAPALRCPDDVERHPYIGYAGLEPRGNLTLSNGAQHVSVATSGPYRVNSSLSLRQCFLDGIGIGSAPAWLVQDLVESGDLVRLLPEWTLPSQSVHLLYPTRRYLPRRTQTFLQFMMAAIRTLPGFALPDAA; encoded by the coding sequence TTGGATCGACTTCAAGCCCTGCGGCTGTTCACGCGCGCCGTCGAACTCGGCAGCTTTTCTGCGGTCGCCCGTGAAGCGCGCGTCTCCCAGCCGACGGTGAGCAAGGTCATTGCCGCCCTGGAGCGGGATATCGGCGTGCGGCTGATCGAGCGCACCACGACCAGCCTCTCGACCACCAATGAAGGCCGGCGCTTCTATCAGCGCTGCCGTCAGCTCGCCGACGACTATGCCGACGCCGTCGCGGAGGTGCGCGGGCAAGCGCAGCAGATGATCGGCAAGCTTACGGTCAGCGGTCCCCTGGGGCTCGGCGAATTCCGGCTCAACGCGCTGGTGGTGGAGTTTCTGAGCCGGCATTCCGGAATCGAGGTCGAACTGATCTTGAACGATCGGATGGTCGACCTCGTCGAAGAGGGGATCGATGTCGCGGTCCGGCTAGGAGGACCGTTGCCGCCGGACGCCGTGGCGCGCGAGATCGCGGCCTCTCCGCGCATACTGGTCGCTTCGCCCGGCTATCTCGCGGGAGCGCCGGCTCTGCGCTGCCCGGATGACGTGGAAAGGCACCCCTACATCGGGTACGCCGGGCTGGAGCCCCGTGGGAACCTCACCCTTTCCAATGGCGCACAACATGTTTCGGTCGCCACCTCCGGCCCCTACCGGGTCAACAGCTCCCTGTCGCTGCGGCAGTGCTTTCTCGATGGCATCGGTATCGGCAGCGCGCCGGCTTGGCTGGTTCAGGATTTGGTAGAGAGCGGCGACCTCGTTCGATTGCTGCCGGAGTGGACATTGCCGTCCCAAAGCGTCCATCTGCTCTACCCGACGCGTCGCTACCTTCCGCGTAGAACCCAGACGTTCCTTCAGTTCATGATGGCGGCCATCCGTACCCTTCCGGGATTTGCCCTGCCGGACGCCGCCTGA
- a CDS encoding type II toxin-antitoxin system Phd/YefM family antitoxin, whose translation MAVIRVSDAEFQRDISRYQDIALSQPVTVTRDGRQSTVLISTEEYRRLKRRERRVMVPEDFTEADIAALESAHPPADAGAFDDELPPIS comes from the coding sequence ATGGCCGTCATCAGGGTGTCGGACGCCGAGTTTCAACGCGACATCAGCCGATACCAGGACATTGCTTTGAGCCAGCCTGTCACCGTCACACGTGATGGGCGGCAAAGCACGGTGCTGATCTCGACCGAAGAGTACCGTCGCTTGAAGCGGCGGGAACGACGTGTCATGGTGCCGGAGGACTTCACCGAAGCCGACATTGCTGCGCTTGAATCCGCCCACCCTCCAGCCGACGCAGGCGCCTTCGACGACGAGCTTCCCCCGATATCGTAA
- a CDS encoding M20/M25/M40 family metallo-hydrolase — protein MTDLPPSLAATLDEAVNARFDDEVRFLAELVKVPSDNPPGDCAPHAVRAAELLEAMGFTVERHPVPAELVRANGMISATNLVIRHRFGDGPTVALNAHGDVVPPGEGWSSDPYGAEIRDGVMYGRGVAVSKSDFATYAFALQALMASGAPLKGTVELHLTYDEEAGGEIGPKWLLDQGISKPDYAVSASFAYSVVTGHNGCLHLEVQVDGKSAHAARPDTGHDALEAATGILIALYAHRPELATRRSAVTGITCPSLTVGLIQGGINTNVVPDRVTFRLDRRMIPEENPAEVEAELRSLIERAAAGREGIRVTIRRILLARPFRSVGDAPRLAALFAAHAQEVLGVPVGQNGIPLYTDARHYSEAGIPTILYGAGPRDLLEANGHRADEKLVLEDLRRATQVVARSLAELLG, from the coding sequence ATGACCGACCTGCCCCCCTCCCTCGCCGCCACTCTGGATGAGGCGGTCAATGCCCGCTTCGACGACGAGGTCCGTTTCCTGGCGGAGCTGGTGAAGGTGCCGTCCGACAATCCCCCCGGCGACTGCGCCCCCCATGCCGTCCGCGCCGCCGAACTGCTGGAGGCGATGGGCTTCACGGTGGAACGCCACCCGGTGCCGGCCGAGCTGGTGCGGGCCAACGGCATGATCAGCGCCACCAATCTGGTGATCCGCCACCGCTTCGGCGATGGGCCGACCGTTGCATTGAACGCCCATGGCGACGTGGTGCCGCCGGGTGAGGGCTGGTCGAGCGATCCGTATGGCGCCGAGATCCGCGACGGCGTGATGTATGGCCGCGGCGTGGCGGTGTCGAAGTCGGACTTCGCCACCTACGCCTTCGCCCTGCAGGCGCTGATGGCAAGCGGAGCCCCGCTGAAGGGAACGGTCGAGCTGCACCTGACCTATGACGAGGAGGCCGGCGGCGAGATCGGGCCGAAATGGCTGCTCGACCAGGGGATTTCCAAGCCGGACTATGCGGTGTCGGCCAGCTTCGCCTATTCGGTGGTGACCGGGCACAACGGCTGCCTGCATCTGGAGGTGCAGGTCGACGGCAAGTCCGCCCATGCCGCCCGCCCCGACACCGGCCATGACGCGCTGGAGGCGGCGACCGGCATCCTGATCGCGCTCTACGCCCACCGGCCGGAACTGGCGACGCGGCGCTCCGCCGTCACCGGCATCACCTGCCCGTCGCTGACCGTCGGGCTGATCCAGGGCGGCATCAACACCAACGTGGTGCCCGACCGCGTCACCTTCCGCCTCGACCGCCGCATGATCCCGGAGGAGAATCCGGCGGAGGTCGAGGCCGAGCTGCGCAGCCTGATCGAGCGCGCCGCCGCCGGCCGGGAGGGCATCCGCGTCACCATCCGCCGCATCCTGCTGGCCCGCCCCTTCCGCTCGGTCGGCGACGCGCCGCGGCTGGCCGCGCTGTTCGCGGCGCACGCGCAGGAGGTGCTGGGTGTGCCGGTCGGCCAGAACGGCATTCCGCTCTACACCGACGCCCGCCATTATTCGGAAGCCGGCATCCCCACCATCCTCTACGGCGCCGGCCCGCGCGACCTGCTGGAGGCCAACGGCCACCGCGCCGACGAGAAGCTGGTGCTGGAGGACCTGCGCCGGGCGACCCAGGTGGTGGCGCGGTCGCTGGCGGAGCTGCTGGGGTAG
- a CDS encoding allantoate amidohydrolase, with the protein MPESPLSGPALLDRIDALAAISAEDDRLSRLYLTPEHRRANDLVAGWMREAGMSVREDAVGNVIGRYEGDQPGLPALLIGSHLDTVRDAGRYDGMLGVLSGIAVVADLNARRRRLPFAVEVIGFGDEEGTRFQSTLIGSRAIAGTFDPAVLETRDAAGTRLADAMAAFGLDPAAWASAAYEAHAVLAYVELHIEQGPVLEALGRPVGIVTAIAGATRLAVTVEGMAGHAGTVPMTLRRDALAAAAEMILAVEQLCSGQERLVGTVGRIEASPGATNVIPGKVRFTTDLRADRDGLRLERVGAVRARLEAIADARGVAIGFETLHESPAVACHPALMAQFADAAAAEGVDAPELPSGAGHDAMAMAALTDIAMLFVRCERGISHNPAERITAADAEAGVRVLARFVDHFQPATSPSIP; encoded by the coding sequence ATGCCCGAATCCCCGCTCTCTGGACCGGCCCTTCTCGACCGCATCGACGCGCTGGCGGCGATCAGCGCCGAGGACGACCGGCTATCGCGCCTTTACCTGACGCCGGAACACCGCCGCGCCAACGACCTCGTCGCCGGTTGGATGCGCGAGGCGGGAATGAGCGTACGCGAGGATGCGGTCGGCAACGTCATCGGCCGCTACGAGGGCGACCAACCCGGACTGCCGGCGCTGCTGATCGGCTCCCACCTCGACACCGTGCGCGATGCCGGGCGCTATGACGGCATGCTGGGCGTGCTGAGCGGCATCGCCGTCGTCGCCGACCTGAACGCCCGCCGCCGGCGCCTGCCCTTCGCCGTCGAGGTGATCGGCTTCGGCGACGAGGAGGGCACGCGGTTCCAATCGACCCTGATCGGCAGCCGCGCCATCGCCGGCACCTTCGACCCGGCGGTTCTGGAGACGCGCGACGCCGCCGGCACGCGGCTGGCCGACGCCATGGCCGCCTTCGGACTCGACCCCGCCGCCTGGGCGAGCGCGGCCTACGAGGCGCACGCCGTGCTGGCCTATGTCGAACTGCACATCGAGCAAGGGCCGGTGCTGGAGGCGCTGGGCCGGCCGGTCGGAATCGTCACCGCCATCGCCGGCGCCACCCGGCTGGCGGTGACGGTGGAGGGGATGGCCGGCCATGCCGGCACCGTGCCGATGACCCTGCGGCGCGATGCGCTGGCGGCAGCCGCCGAGATGATCCTGGCGGTGGAGCAGCTCTGCTCCGGGCAGGAGCGGCTGGTCGGCACCGTCGGCCGGATCGAGGCGTCGCCCGGTGCCACCAACGTCATTCCCGGCAAGGTCCGCTTCACCACCGACCTGCGCGCCGACCGCGATGGACTGCGGCTGGAGCGGGTCGGCGCCGTCCGCGCCCGGTTGGAGGCCATCGCCGATGCGCGCGGCGTCGCCATCGGCTTCGAGACGCTGCATGAAAGCCCGGCGGTGGCCTGTCACCCCGCGCTGATGGCGCAGTTCGCCGACGCGGCCGCAGCCGAAGGAGTGGACGCGCCGGAGCTGCCGAGCGGCGCCGGCCACGATGCCATGGCGATGGCCGCACTGACCGACATCGCCATGCTGTTCGTGCGCTGCGAACGCGGCATATCGCACAACCCGGCCGAACGCATCACCGCCGCCGATGCCGAAGCCGGCGTCCGCGTGCTCGCCCGCTTCGTCGACCATTTCCAGCCTGCTACCTCCCCCTCCATCCCGTGA
- a CDS encoding SDR family oxidoreductase, translating into MNPTTHDPLQDAHVVVFGGATGIGLATATAAHARGARVTLVGRTPAKLAIAAAPLGARTAVADITDRRAVEAVFAKGDPIDHLVITAGTLGGGPLAVSDPDVLLAALQERIAGSLYAIKAALPLMPPTGSIVLTGGQLSDRPAAGLSVVAAAVRGIEALAQALALELKPIRVNVIAPGFVDTPLFDGLGEAARSGLLAQAAQTLPGGRIGQADEVAQAILLLLVNSYMNGEVLHVDGGGRLV; encoded by the coding sequence ATGAATCCGACCACCCATGACCCCTTGCAGGATGCACACGTCGTCGTATTTGGCGGCGCCACCGGGATCGGCCTTGCCACCGCCACTGCGGCGCACGCCCGCGGCGCCCGCGTGACCCTCGTCGGACGCACCCCGGCCAAACTCGCAATCGCCGCCGCACCACTCGGCGCGCGGACCGCCGTTGCCGACATCACCGACCGCCGAGCGGTGGAGGCCGTGTTCGCCAAGGGCGATCCGATCGACCATCTGGTCATCACCGCCGGCACCCTGGGTGGTGGCCCCCTCGCCGTCAGCGATCCGGACGTCCTGCTGGCCGCGCTGCAGGAGCGGATCGCCGGGTCGCTCTACGCCATCAAGGCCGCCTTGCCGCTCATGCCGCCGACCGGATCCATCGTTCTGACCGGCGGCCAGCTCTCCGACCGCCCGGCCGCCGGCCTTTCAGTGGTGGCCGCGGCAGTGCGCGGGATCGAGGCGTTGGCGCAGGCTCTTGCGCTGGAACTGAAGCCCATCCGGGTGAACGTCATCGCGCCGGGCTTTGTAGACACCCCGCTGTTCGATGGCCTGGGCGAGGCCGCGCGCAGCGGCTTGCTCGCCCAGGCCGCCCAGACCCTGCCCGGCGGCCGGATTGGCCAAGCCGACGAGGTCGCACAGGCGATTCTGCTGTTGCTCGTCAACAGTTACATGAACGGTGAGGTGTTGCACGTCGATGGCGGCGGACGTCTGGTGTGA
- a CDS encoding alpha/beta fold hydrolase, which produces MKPTPVVFDGCFGWLHPAQGLRGVVLCGAYGYEELCAHRAWRSFAEGLAAAGLPTLRFDYPGSGDSAGEDSDPDRVRAWVDGVKAAVRRLREDTGVTELTLVGYRMGSLLATAAAQELAEEGQGVDTLALVSPITSGRKALRELQTLAAIVLRPVCNPEPPERASWLNVIGMPVTPETALALGALNPFDRPALPAPRILIADRPEGKTPVKLATRWRAMGAVAEPMGVSGVMELVQQPQGAQAAAVLDPVLRWIAAGPIASGATPPPDRPAGLMMPTAVERPVFFGSAPELFGIYCTPVLADPAGNRPAILFLNSGATHHVGSGRATVVQARRLAARGYASLRIDAAGIGDSPDRPGFPDNLLYNKEVITDVRAALNWLEGQGHERVVVIGLCAGGTPALHAGLGDDRVVGQIVLNPGRFELGGGIAVMDLMRSVAFRSTKEYLLEALKPARLRASIRKPARTIGLAKRLTGRFVRKLLLRTGLTRHALRMFRRLSAEGRRVLVVYSSGDMTLAEFYLHLGEGGRALDGLPGIEVVYLDRSDHSLTVWEARDRLDRLIDRHLTCLETAAHSDPAACGLAGWSLGLPSGGLPSGERVG; this is translated from the coding sequence ATGAAGCCGACACCGGTGGTGTTCGATGGTTGTTTCGGATGGCTGCATCCGGCGCAGGGCCTGCGCGGGGTGGTCCTGTGCGGTGCCTACGGCTATGAAGAGCTGTGCGCGCACCGCGCCTGGAGAAGCTTCGCCGAAGGGCTGGCCGCGGCCGGGTTGCCGACGTTGCGTTTCGATTATCCCGGATCCGGCGATTCGGCCGGGGAAGACAGCGACCCCGACCGGGTGCGCGCCTGGGTGGACGGCGTCAAGGCGGCGGTCCGCCGCCTGCGCGAGGACACCGGCGTCACCGAACTGACCTTGGTCGGCTACCGCATGGGCTCGCTGCTCGCCACCGCGGCGGCGCAGGAACTGGCGGAAGAGGGGCAGGGCGTCGACACGCTGGCTCTGGTGTCGCCGATCACCTCGGGCCGCAAGGCGCTGCGTGAACTCCAGACCCTGGCGGCCATCGTGCTGCGTCCGGTCTGCAATCCGGAGCCGCCGGAACGCGCCTCCTGGCTGAACGTGATCGGCATGCCGGTGACGCCCGAAACGGCGCTGGCGCTGGGTGCCCTCAACCCGTTCGACCGGCCGGCGCTGCCCGCCCCGCGCATCCTGATCGCCGACCGTCCGGAGGGGAAGACGCCGGTGAAGCTCGCCACCCGTTGGCGCGCCATGGGGGCGGTGGCGGAGCCGATGGGCGTCAGCGGCGTGATGGAACTGGTCCAGCAGCCCCAGGGCGCCCAGGCCGCCGCGGTGCTGGACCCGGTCCTGCGCTGGATCGCCGCCGGCCCGATCGCCAGCGGCGCCACCCCGCCGCCAGACCGCCCGGCCGGCCTGATGATGCCGACCGCGGTCGAACGTCCGGTCTTCTTCGGGTCGGCGCCGGAGCTGTTCGGCATCTATTGCACCCCGGTCCTGGCCGATCCCGCCGGCAACCGGCCGGCCATCCTGTTCCTGAACAGCGGCGCCACCCACCATGTCGGCTCCGGCCGAGCCACCGTGGTCCAGGCGCGGCGGCTGGCGGCGCGCGGCTATGCCTCGCTCAGGATCGACGCGGCCGGCATCGGCGACAGCCCCGATCGGCCCGGCTTCCCGGACAATCTGCTCTACAACAAGGAGGTGATCACCGACGTCCGCGCCGCGCTGAACTGGCTGGAGGGGCAGGGGCACGAGCGCGTCGTCGTCATCGGCCTGTGCGCCGGCGGCACGCCGGCCCTGCATGCCGGCCTGGGCGACGACCGCGTGGTCGGGCAGATCGTGCTGAATCCCGGCCGGTTCGAGCTGGGCGGCGGCATCGCCGTCATGGATCTGATGCGGTCGGTGGCCTTCCGCTCCACCAAGGAATATCTGCTGGAGGCGCTGAAGCCGGCCCGGCTGCGCGCCAGCATCCGCAAGCCCGCCCGGACGATCGGGCTGGCCAAGCGTCTGACCGGCCGCTTCGTCCGCAAGCTGCTTCTCCGCACCGGCCTGACCCGCCACGCCCTGCGCATGTTCCGCCGCCTGTCGGCGGAAGGCCGGCGGGTGCTGGTGGTCTACAGCAGCGGCGACATGACGCTGGCCGAATTCTACCTGCATCTCGGCGAGGGCGGCCGCGCCCTGGACGGCCTGCCCGGCATCGAGGTGGTCTATCTCGACCGCTCCGACCACAGCCTGACGGTGTGGGAAGCGCGCGACCGTTTGGACCGCCTGATCGACCGCCATCTGACCTGCCTGGAAACCGCCGCCCACTCAGATCCCGCCGCCTGCGGCCTCGCCGGCTGGAGCCTTGGCCTGCCATCGGGGGGCCTGCCGTCCGGCGAGCGGGTGGGGTAG